Proteins from a single region of Desulfolutivibrio sulfoxidireducens:
- a CDS encoding sigma-70 family RNA polymerase sigma factor, with amino-acid sequence MDTHLTGDLVRLALAGEPQAWRALTTRFYPLALRIARRRLPGSALAEDAVQEAFLTVFRSLPSLREPEAFPAWLLAIVRSQCTRLAMGQHPAESLDDLDEHGRLPIPQAGDPADDLHAARLRAAFDTAVDSLPEHLRDITRQHYGQGLTTGDIATAMGLGEGTVKKRLHAAREILRERMLPYGGEGILRVGYMPITDHLLAMAAQVLFRDRPMPLVQRRYLSWHTLCEDLRRGRVDAAFIMAPLAMRLEAEGTGLVHVLDAHHDGSSLSVSSGGRARRLGLPAPYSTHQALLDLLVGGRSELAGMSQAVINPSYVISSMRSGKIDAFFCAEPWGAKCMQEKLGRTVLFSKDILPGHTCCILAVRRQFVRNHPDVVRDYVRRLLQARDRVRDDPGLGAEVQAACTGIPRDVVLSVLRRGIVTFDDLTPRVERMRLFLPQIKHDRGTAVPFDLCRFVCPDFV; translated from the coding sequence ATGGACACGCATCTTACCGGCGATTTGGTTCGCCTGGCGCTTGCGGGCGAACCCCAGGCCTGGCGGGCGCTCACCACCAGGTTCTATCCGCTGGCCCTGCGCATCGCCCGGCGCAGGCTGCCCGGGAGTGCCCTGGCCGAGGACGCGGTCCAGGAGGCCTTTCTCACGGTTTTTCGATCGCTGCCAAGCCTGCGCGAGCCCGAGGCCTTCCCGGCCTGGCTTTTGGCCATCGTCCGCTCCCAGTGTACCAGGCTGGCCATGGGCCAGCATCCGGCCGAGTCTCTGGACGACCTGGACGAACACGGTCGGCTTCCCATCCCCCAGGCGGGTGATCCGGCCGACGACCTGCACGCCGCCAGACTCCGGGCCGCCTTCGACACGGCCGTGGACTCCCTGCCCGAACATCTGCGGGACATCACCCGGCAACATTACGGCCAGGGCCTGACCACCGGGGACATCGCCACGGCCATGGGGCTTGGCGAGGGCACGGTGAAAAAGCGGCTGCACGCCGCCCGGGAGATTCTGCGGGAAAGGATGCTCCCCTACGGCGGGGAGGGCATCCTGCGCGTGGGGTACATGCCCATCACCGACCACCTGCTGGCCATGGCCGCCCAGGTGCTTTTCCGGGACCGGCCCATGCCCCTGGTCCAGCGGCGCTATCTTTCCTGGCACACGCTTTGCGAGGATCTGCGCCGGGGGCGGGTGGACGCGGCCTTCATCATGGCCCCCCTGGCCATGCGCCTCGAGGCGGAGGGGACAGGGCTCGTGCATGTCCTGGACGCCCACCACGACGGCAGTTCCCTGTCGGTCTCCTCCGGGGGACGAGCGCGGCGGCTTGGCCTGCCCGCGCCGTATTCCACCCATCAGGCGCTTCTTGATCTTCTGGTCGGCGGCCGGTCCGAACTGGCGGGCATGAGCCAGGCGGTCATCAATCCCTCGTACGTGATCTCCTCCATGCGCTCCGGGAAGATCGACGCCTTTTTCTGCGCCGAGCCCTGGGGCGCCAAGTGCATGCAGGAGAAGCTCGGCCGGACCGTGCTTTTTTCCAAGGACATCCTGCCCGGGCACACCTGCTGCATCCTGGCCGTGCGCCGGCAATTCGTCCGGAACCATCCCGACGTGGTGCGCGACTACGTGCGCCGGCTGCTTCAGGCCCGGGACAGGGTCCGCGACGATCCCGGCCTGGGCGCCGAGGTCCAGGCCGCATGCACCGGCATCCCCCGGGACGTCGTGCTCTCAGTCCTTCGCCGGGGTATCGTCACCTTCGACGACCTGACGCCTCGCGTCGAGCGCATGAGGCTCTTTTTGCCGCAGATCAAACACGACAGGGGCACGGCCGTCCCCTTCGACCTTTGCCGCTTCGTCTGTCCGGATTTCGTCTGA
- a CDS encoding glycosyltransferase family protein, which translates to MAKILYGVHGSQHGHAIRATVVARHLPHHEFLFISSEEGAELLGREFRVERFENPGTRYRKYKVDTLATVALAARTLARRGRELDRLARIIDDFKPDAAISDYEYFVPIAAKRANIPCLSLDHQHVISCCAHDIPAALRLDYYGILASIRFLFSNCTDYLAISFYQPPVKPGLRARIAPPILRDSVFRFTPTDGDHILVYQSCSICDAFVPFLKTLDREFRVYGYDMDRTEGNLTFRGYSEEGLLADLSSCAYVMCGGGHNLMSEALSYGKPIMSFPVGGAVEQHLNAVYLEKLGYGRHLDMMRLSKNMVSDFEAALPSRRAAIRAANFRGNELVFDLVEGFVKTGRLALA; encoded by the coding sequence ATGGCCAAAATCCTCTACGGGGTGCACGGCTCCCAGCACGGCCACGCCATCCGGGCCACGGTGGTGGCCCGGCACCTGCCCCATCACGAATTTCTGTTCATCTCCAGCGAGGAGGGGGCCGAACTCCTTGGCCGGGAATTTCGCGTGGAGCGCTTCGAGAACCCCGGCACCCGCTACCGAAAATACAAGGTGGACACCCTGGCCACCGTGGCCCTGGCCGCGCGCACCCTGGCCCGCCGGGGCCGGGAACTGGACCGGCTGGCCCGGATCATCGATGATTTCAAACCCGACGCGGCCATCTCCGACTACGAATATTTCGTGCCCATCGCGGCCAAACGGGCGAACATCCCCTGCCTGTCCCTGGACCACCAGCACGTCATCTCCTGCTGCGCCCACGACATCCCGGCCGCCCTGCGCCTGGACTACTACGGCATCCTGGCCTCGATCCGCTTCCTTTTCAGCAACTGCACGGATTACCTGGCCATCTCCTTCTACCAGCCGCCGGTCAAACCGGGGCTTCGGGCGCGCATCGCCCCGCCGATCCTGCGCGACAGCGTCTTCCGCTTCACCCCCACCGACGGCGACCACATCCTGGTCTACCAGAGCTGCTCCATCTGCGACGCCTTCGTGCCCTTCCTAAAAACCCTGGACCGCGAGTTCCGGGTCTACGGCTACGACATGGACCGCACCGAGGGGAACCTGACCTTTCGCGGCTATTCCGAGGAGGGGCTTTTGGCCGACCTGTCCTCGTGCGCCTACGTCATGTGCGGCGGCGGCCACAACCTCATGTCCGAGGCCCTCTCCTACGGCAAACCCATCATGTCCTTTCCCGTGGGCGGGGCCGTGGAACAGCACCTAAACGCCGTCTACCTCGAAAAGCTCGGCTACGGCCGCCACCTGGACATGATGCGGCTGTCCAAAAACATGGTGTCCGATTTCGAGGCCGCCCTGCCCTCCCGCCGCGCGGCCATCCGCGCCGCCAATTTCCGGGGCAACGAACTGGTCTTCGACCTGGTCGAGGGATTCGTCAAAACCGGCCGACTGGCCCTGGCCTGA